AAATGCCCCTGACCCAAAACCTGTTGCAGTGAAAAATCCTTTTTCATCCCAGTTTTAACGCGTCCGCCCCGCTTCCCCGCCCGATAGGAAGTTTTTCACCCCCATTCTTGTTGTATACTCTTGAAACAAGGGTTCCTTTTGCGGGGAATGCGGAGATGTTCTACCGGAGCCCTGGACCGCACCATTACAACTGCATGGAGTGTAAACCACCGGTGAGCATGGACAAGGGAACGGGCATGGACGGCGACGCGCTGAGGGACTGGCTGGACGCGCTGGACAACATCATCGAGGAGAGCGGTCCGGAGGCGGCGCTGGGGCTGCTGGAGGAGCTGCGGCGTCACGCGCGGCGCGGGGGCGCCCAGGAGCGTTTTTCCGCGAACACGCCCTATGTGAACACCATCCCGCCGGAGGAGCAGCCGGAATTTCCGGGCGACCGTGAACTGGAGCGGATCAACAAGTCCATCATCCGCTGGAACGCGATGGCGATGGTGGTGCGGGCGAACCGGCACTCGGACGGCATCGGCGGCCACATCTCGACCTACGCCTCCGCCGCCACGCTGTACGAGGTGGGCTTCAACCACTTCTTCCGCGCGAAGTCGGCGGACTACGGCGGCGACCAGTTGTACATCCAGGGGCACGCCACGCCGGGCATCTACGCGCGCGCCTTTCTGGAGGGCCGCATCACCCGGGAACACCTGGCGAATTTCCGCCGGGAACTGGCCAGGGGCGGCGGACTGTCCTCCTACCCCCACCCGTGGCTGATGCCGGACTTCTGGAGTTTTCCCACAGTGAGCATGGGCCTGGGCCCCATCACGGCCATATACCAGGCGCGGTTCAACCGCTACCTGGAGAACCGGGGCCTGAAACCGGCCAATGGGGGCCATGTCTGGGCCTTTCTGGGGGACGGCGAGACGGACGAGCCGGAGTCCCTGGGGGCGATCACCCTGGCGTCGCGCGAGAAGCTGGACAACCTGATTTTCGTGATCAACTGCAACCTCCAGCGGCTGGACGGCCCGGTGCGGGGCAACGGCCAGATAGTGCAGGAGCTTGAGGCGGTTTTCCGGGGCGCGGGGTGGAACGTCATCAAGGTGCTTTGGAGCCGGGAATGGGACGCGGTCTTCGCGCAGGACACGGACGGCATCCTGGCGCGGGCGCTGGGCACGCTTGTGGACGGCGAGTACCAGAAGTTCAGCGTGGAGTCGGGCGACTACATCCGCAAACGGATACTCGCCCACGAGCCGCGCCTGGAGCCGCTGCTGGCGACGCTCACGGACGAGCAGCTCCGCAAAATCAAGCGGGGCGGCCATGACCCGGTAAAGGTCCACGCCGCATACCACAGCGCCGTGAACCACAAGGGTTCGCCGACGGTGATCCTGGCGAAGACCATCAAGGGCTACGGCCTGGGCGAGAGCGGCGAGGGCAAGAACATCACGCACCAGCAGAAGAAGCTGAACGAGGAGGAGCTCTGGGAGTTCCGGGGGCGTTTCGGCATCCCCATCTCCGACGAGGAGGTGGCCTTCGCCCCGTTCTACATGCCCCCCGAGGACAGCCCCAACATCAAGTACCTGCGCGAGCGGCGCAGGCTGCTGGGCGGTTCGCTGCCCAAACGCACGGTGACCGCGCCGCCGCTCAAGACGCCGCCCGAGAAGATTTTCGAGGAGTTCTACGCCGGAAACGACCGGCCCGTCTCCACGACCATGGCCTTTGTGCGCATCCTGCTGAACCTGCTTCGGGACAAGGGCGTCGGGAAACTGATTGTGCCCATCGTGCCCGACGAGGCGCGGACCTTCGGCATGGACGGGCTGTTCCGGCAGGTGGGCATCTACTCGTCCATCGGCCAGCGCTACGAGCCGGTGGACGCGGACAACCTGCTGTACTACAAGGAGGCGACGGACGGGCAGATTCTGGAGGAGGGCATCACCGAGGCGGGGTCCATGTCTTCTTTCCTGGCGGCGGGCACGGCCTACGCCACGCACGGGATCAACACCATCCCCTTCTTCGTGTACTACTCCATGTTCGGCATGCAGCGCATCGGCGACTTGGTCTGGGCCGGGGGCGACATGCGGACCAAGGGCTTCATGATCGGCGGCACGGCGGGGCGCACGACCCTGGCGGGCGAGGGGCTCCAGCACCAGGACGGCCACAGCCACCTGCTGGCCATGCCGGTGCCCAACCTGAAATGCTACGACCCGGCCTTCGCCTTCGAGCTCGCGGTGATCATCCGCGAGGGCATCCGGCGGATGTATGAACTGCGCGAGGACATTTTCTACTACATCACGGTGGAGAACGAGAACTACGCCATGCCGCCCATGCCCGACCGCAAGGGCGTGAGGGAGGGCATCCTGAAGGGGATGTACAAGTTCCGCACGGCGCCGAAGGCCAAGGGCAAACGCAGGCTCCGGGCGCAACTGCTCGGCAGCGGCGCCATCCTGAACGAGGCGCTGAAGGCGCAGGCGCTGCTGGCGGAGAAGTACGGCGTGGACGCGGACGTGTGGAGCGTGACCAGCTACAAGGAACTGCGCAACGACGGGATGGCCGCGGAGCGGTGGAACCTGCTGCACCCCGGATCGAAGCCGAAAAAGCCGTTTGTGACCCAGTGCCTGGAGAAGGAGGAGGGCGTGGTCGTGGCCGCGTCGGACTATGTGAAGATGCTGCCCGACGCCATCCACCGGTGGGTGCCCGGCGGGCTGACCAGCCTCGGCACGGACGGCTTCGGACGGAGCGAGTCCCGCGAGGCGCTGCGCGACTTCTTCGAGGTGGACCACCGGTTCATCACCCTGGCGACCCTGTCGGCGCTGGCGAAGAACGGCGAAATCGGCGCGGACACGGTGAAAAAGGCCATGCGCGACCTGCGCATCCAGGCCTCCAAGCCCGACCCGCTGGTGTCGTGATATTTTGGGGAAGAACATCCCCCGGCCCTAAAGGGCCACCCCCTTCAAAGGGGGAATTGATGCGCTTTTGGTTTGAGTGATTGGGTATGCCTTATTGGTAGTGTATGGTTGGTTTTGGTTGGTTGGGCGTGTTGAGGAAAAGCCAGTTTTTGAAGAATAGCCTTTCCTGGCACACAAGAGCACAGTTGAACAACATTCCCCCTTTGAAGGGGGTGGCCCTTCAGGGCCGGGGGATGTCCCTCTTCCCCCTTTGAAGGGGGTGGCCCTTTAGGGCCGGGGGATGTTCTTCCCCGAACCGGTTGGCGATGTCATGGAAAAACGCAACAGAATCATATCCTATAATCCCGTGCTGCGGGCGCGGGCGCGAGACTTGCGCAAAAACAGCACGCTTGGCGAGGCGCTTCTTTGGGGTGCCTTGAAGAACAAGGCGCTCGGATGTGAATTCCACCGCCAAGTGCCCATAGACCGTTATATTGTTGACTTTTTCTGCCATGAGAAAATGCTTGCCTTGGAGGTTGACGGATGTTCACACAACCATCCCGAGACGGGGGCAAATGATGTCGTTCGGCGGGAACGACTCGAAAGCATGGGTGTCAGGGTGATACGCTTCACAGAAGCGGAAGTCAGGAAGGACTTGAACCGGGTTGCTGCACAGATTTGGAGTGTGGTTAACGAAGTGGATGAATAAGAACATCCCCCGGCCCTAAAGGGCCACCCCCTTCAAAGGGGGAATGGGTGCGCTTTTGGTTTGAGTGATTGGGTATGCCTTATTGGTAGTGTATGGTTGGTTTTGGTTGGTTGGGCGTGTTGAGGAAAAGCCAGTTTTTGAAGAATAGCCTTTCCTGGCACACAAGAGCACAGTTGAACAACATTCCCCCTTTGAAGGGGGTGGCCCTTCAGGGCCGGGGGATGTCCCTCTTCCCCCTTTGAAGGGGGTGGCCCTTTAGGGCCGGGGGATGTCCCTNNNNNNNNNNNNNNNNNNNNNNNNNNNNNNNNNNNNNNNNNNNNNNNNNNNNNNNNNNNNNNNNNNNNNNNNNNNNNNNNNNNNNNNNNNNNNNNNNNNNATGTCCCTCTTCCCCCTTTGAAGGGGGTGGCCCTTTAGGGCCGGGGGATGTCCCTTCTGCGGAGCGGCGGGAAGCATCCTTTTCCCCGCATTTTTGAATCATCAACCGCCCACCGTCATAGTGGGCGCGAAGGAAGGACCGGCAAGGACCATGGCGAAGGAATTCAAGCTGCCCGAACTGGGCGAGAATGTGGAATCGGGCACGGTGGGCAAGGTGCTGGTGAAGGTGGGCGACGTGGTGGCCGCCGGGCAGAATGTCCTGGAAATCGAGACGGACAAGGCGGTGGCGGAAATTCCGTCGTCCCTGGCGGGGAAGGTGACGGAAATCCGGGTGAAGGAGGGCGCCACCGTGCGCGTGGGGCAGGTGATCCTGCTGGTGGACGAGTCGGCGGCGGGCGCGGCGCCCCCTGCGGCGAAACCGGCGCCCGAAGCCGCCCCGGCAAAGGCCGAAGCGCCGAAACCGGCGCCGAAACCCGCCCCGGAACCGGAACTCTTCGACAGCACCCCGGTCCCCGCCCCGGCCGTTGCGGCGGTGCCCGTGTCCCCGGATGCGAAGCCCCGCCCCGGCCAGGTGCGCGCCGCGCCGTCGGTGCGCGCCATGGCCCGCGAACTCAACGTGGACCTGAACGAGGTGCCCACGGCCGACCCGGGCGGCCGGGTGACGGCGCAGGAGGTGCTGGCCTTCGCGCAGGCACGCACGGCCACGGCCGCGCCCGCCGCAGCCGCGTCCCCGGAGCAGGCATCCTCGGCCCCCGCCCCCTCCCCCACTCCCGCCCCGGATGCGGAGTCCGGCGCGGACAAGTGGGGCGCCTTCTCGGTGCAGCCCATGAACTCCGTGCGCCGCAAGACGGCGGAGCACATGGCGGACTGCTGGAACAGCATCCCCCATGTGACGCACTTCGACAAGGCGGACATCACGGCGCTGGAGGAGCTGCGGAAGAAATTCGGGAAGAAAGTGGACGCGGCGGGCGGCAAACTGACCATCACCAGTTTCGTGCTGAAGGCGCTTCCGGAGGCGCTGAAACGCTTCCCGAAGTTCAACGCGTCCATTGATCTGGACAACCAGCGGGTGCTGCTGAAGAACTACCACAACATCGGCGTGGCCGTGGACACGCCGAACGGCCTGCTGGTGCCGGTGCTCCGCGACGTGGACCGGAAGAGCGTGACCGAACTGTCCGTGGAACTGCCCGCGCTGGCGAAGAAGGCGCGGGACCGCAAGCTTTCCATGGAGGACATGCAGGGCGGCACCTTCACCGTGAGCAACCTCGGCGGACTCGGCGGCAGCGGGTTCACGCCCATCATCAACAAGCCCGAAGTGGCCATCCTCGGCATGTCCCGCTCGCAGGTCGAGCCGGTCTGGGCCAACGGCCAGTTCGCCCCGCGCCTGATGCTCCCCCTGAGCCTGTCCTACGACCACCGGCTGATTGACGGCGCGGACGCGGCACGCTTCCTGCGCTGGCTCTGCGAGGTCGTCGAGCAGCCCTGGATGCTGTTTCTGGAGGACTGACACGCAACCGAAAGGGTTATGGCATGGCCGGGTTCAAACCGCAAACCTATGAGAACCACCCGAGTCTTGACTGGGTTTACATGTCGCAGGCGGTGGTCTTCCTGCTGGCGCTGCTGCTGGCCGCAGTCTCGTTCATCCCCGGCCCCGCCGGGGACGCCCTCCTGCGCGCGGCGGTGATTCTCCTCGCCGCCGGGAACCTCGTCATCATGTACAAGGTCCGCCACTATCCCCTGACCCTGCAGGACCGCATCATCCGCCTGGAGATGCAGGTGCGCCTGCGCCGCCTCCTGCCCGCGGAGCGGCACTGGGAGATCAAGGGGCTGAGCGTGCCCCAGCTCATCGGCCTGCGCTTCGCCCCGGACGAGGAGCTGCCGGACCTGATGAAAAAGGTGCTGGAGGAGCGCATCACCAAACCCGACGACATTAAGAAACTGGTGA
This genomic interval from Candidatus Hydrogenedentota bacterium contains the following:
- a CDS encoding 2-oxo acid dehydrogenase subunit E2; protein product: MAKEFKLPELGENVESGTVGKVLVKVGDVVAAGQNVLEIETDKAVAEIPSSLAGKVTEIRVKEGATVRVGQVILLVDESAAGAAPPAAKPAPEAAPAKAEAPKPAPKPAPEPELFDSTPVPAPAVAAVPVSPDAKPRPGQVRAAPSVRAMARELNVDLNEVPTADPGGRVTAQEVLAFAQARTATAAPAAAASPEQASSAPAPSPTPAPDAESGADKWGAFSVQPMNSVRRKTAEHMADCWNSIPHVTHFDKADITALEELRKKFGKKVDAAGGKLTITSFVLKALPEALKRFPKFNASIDLDNQRVLLKNYHNIGVAVDTPNGLLVPVLRDVDRKSVTELSVELPALAKKARDRKLSMEDMQGGTFTVSNLGGLGGSGFTPIINKPEVAILGMSRSQVEPVWANGQFAPRLMLPLSLSYDHRLIDGADAARFLRWLCEVVEQPWMLFLED
- a CDS encoding DUF559 domain-containing protein; this translates as MEKRNRIISYNPVLRARARDLRKNSTLGEALLWGALKNKALGCEFHRQVPIDRYIVDFFCHEKMLALEVDGCSHNHPETGANDVVRRERLESMGVRVIRFTEAEVRKDLNRVAAQIWSVVNEVDE
- the aceE gene encoding pyruvate dehydrogenase (acetyl-transferring), homodimeric type, whose translation is MDKGTGMDGDALRDWLDALDNIIEESGPEAALGLLEELRRHARRGGAQERFSANTPYVNTIPPEEQPEFPGDRELERINKSIIRWNAMAMVVRANRHSDGIGGHISTYASAATLYEVGFNHFFRAKSADYGGDQLYIQGHATPGIYARAFLEGRITREHLANFRRELARGGGLSSYPHPWLMPDFWSFPTVSMGLGPITAIYQARFNRYLENRGLKPANGGHVWAFLGDGETDEPESLGAITLASREKLDNLIFVINCNLQRLDGPVRGNGQIVQELEAVFRGAGWNVIKVLWSREWDAVFAQDTDGILARALGTLVDGEYQKFSVESGDYIRKRILAHEPRLEPLLATLTDEQLRKIKRGGHDPVKVHAAYHSAVNHKGSPTVILAKTIKGYGLGESGEGKNITHQQKKLNEEELWEFRGRFGIPISDEEVAFAPFYMPPEDSPNIKYLRERRRLLGGSLPKRTVTAPPLKTPPEKIFEEFYAGNDRPVSTTMAFVRILLNLLRDKGVGKLIVPIVPDEARTFGMDGLFRQVGIYSSIGQRYEPVDADNLLYYKEATDGQILEEGITEAGSMSSFLAAGTAYATHGINTIPFFVYYSMFGMQRIGDLVWAGGDMRTKGFMIGGTAGRTTLAGEGLQHQDGHSHLLAMPVPNLKCYDPAFAFELAVIIREGIRRMYELREDIFYYITVENENYAMPPMPDRKGVREGILKGMYKFRTAPKAKGKRRLRAQLLGSGAILNEALKAQALLAEKYGVDADVWSVTSYKELRNDGMAAERWNLLHPGSKPKKPFVTQCLEKEEGVVVAASDYVKMLPDAIHRWVPGGLTSLGTDGFGRSESREALRDFFEVDHRFITLATLSALAKNGEIGADTVKKAMRDLRIQASKPDPLVS